A genomic segment from Thermotoga neapolitana DSM 4359 encodes:
- a CDS encoding cellobiose phosphorylase, giving the protein MKFGYFDDKNREYVIVTPRTPYPWINYLGTEDFFSIISHMAGGYCFYKDARLRRITRFRYNNVPTDAGGRYFYIREEDGDFWSPTWMPVRRDLSFFEARHGLGYTKIAGERNGLRATITFFVPRHFTGEVHHLVLQNRTERPRRIKLFSFIEFCLWNALDDMTNFQRNYSTGEVEIEGSVIYHKTEYRERRNHYAFYSVNHSIDGFDTDRESFMGLYNGFEAPQAVVEGNPRNSVASGWAPIASHYLELEIPPLGEKELIFILGYVENPEEEKWERPGVINKKRAKEMIERFKTGEDVERALKELKEYWDELLGRIQVETHDEKLNRMVNIWNQYQCMVTFNIARSASYFESGISRGIGFRDSNQDILGFVHMIPEKARQRILDLASIQFEDGSTYHQFQPLTKKGNNEIGGGFNDDPLWLILSTSAYIKETGDWSILNEEVPFDNDPDKKATLFEHLKRSFYFTVNNLGPHGLPLIGRADWNDCLNLNCFSKNPDESFQTTVNALDGRVAESVFIAGLFVLAGKEFVEICRRLGLEDEAKEAEKHVKKMIETTLEYGWDGEWFLRAYDAFGRKVGSKECEEGKIFIEPQGMCVMAGIGVENGYAKKALDSVKEHLDTPYGLVLQQPAYSRYYIELGEISSYPPGYKENAGIFCHNNPWVAIAETVIGRGDRAFEIYRKITPAYLEDISEIHRTEPYVYAQMVAGKDAPRHGEAKNSWLTGTAAWSFVAITQYILGVRPTYDGLMVDPCIPEDWDGFKITRRFRGATYEITVKNPHHVSKGVKEIIVDGKKIEGQVLPVFNDGKVHRVEVLMG; this is encoded by the coding sequence ATGAAGTTCGGCTACTTCGATGACAAAAACAGAGAATACGTCATAGTAACTCCCAGGACACCCTATCCGTGGATAAATTACCTGGGGACAGAAGATTTCTTTTCCATCATCTCCCACATGGCGGGGGGCTACTGTTTCTATAAAGATGCAAGGCTCAGAAGGATCACCAGGTTCAGGTACAACAACGTGCCAACAGACGCTGGAGGAAGGTATTTTTACATAAGAGAAGAAGACGGAGATTTCTGGTCTCCCACCTGGATGCCGGTGAGGAGAGATCTTTCGTTCTTTGAAGCAAGACACGGCCTTGGGTACACGAAGATCGCTGGGGAGAGAAACGGTCTGAGAGCGACCATCACCTTTTTTGTTCCAAGGCATTTCACAGGAGAGGTCCATCATCTTGTACTTCAAAACAGAACGGAACGACCAAGAAGGATCAAACTCTTTTCCTTCATAGAGTTCTGTCTCTGGAACGCCCTCGATGACATGACGAACTTTCAGAGAAACTACAGCACCGGAGAAGTGGAGATAGAAGGTTCTGTGATATACCACAAAACAGAGTACAGAGAAAGAAGAAACCACTACGCGTTCTACTCCGTGAACCATTCGATAGATGGTTTCGACACAGACAGGGAGTCATTCATGGGTCTTTACAACGGTTTTGAGGCTCCTCAGGCGGTTGTGGAGGGCAATCCCAGAAACTCCGTGGCGAGTGGCTGGGCACCCATTGCATCTCACTATCTTGAACTTGAGATCCCACCTCTTGGCGAAAAAGAACTCATCTTCATACTCGGCTACGTAGAAAATCCCGAAGAGGAAAAATGGGAAAGACCCGGGGTGATAAACAAAAAGCGTGCAAAAGAAATGATAGAAAGGTTCAAAACAGGTGAAGACGTTGAACGCGCTCTGAAGGAACTGAAGGAATACTGGGATGAACTTCTTGGAAGAATACAGGTGGAAACACACGATGAAAAACTCAACAGGATGGTGAACATCTGGAACCAGTATCAGTGCATGGTCACTTTCAACATCGCGCGGAGCGCTTCCTACTTTGAATCCGGAATCAGCAGGGGTATAGGTTTCAGAGATTCAAATCAGGATATACTTGGATTTGTCCACATGATACCGGAAAAGGCAAGACAGAGGATTCTCGACCTTGCCTCCATCCAGTTTGAAGACGGAAGCACCTATCATCAGTTCCAGCCGCTCACAAAAAAGGGAAACAACGAAATCGGTGGAGGATTCAACGACGATCCCCTCTGGCTCATTCTCTCAACCAGTGCGTACATCAAGGAAACGGGAGACTGGAGCATTCTGAACGAAGAGGTTCCGTTTGACAACGATCCAGACAAAAAGGCAACGCTTTTTGAACACCTGAAAAGATCTTTCTACTTCACCGTGAACAACCTCGGTCCACATGGTCTTCCACTCATAGGAAGGGCGGACTGGAACGACTGTCTCAACCTGAACTGTTTTTCCAAAAATCCAGATGAATCCTTCCAGACAACCGTCAACGCCCTCGATGGAAGGGTAGCAGAATCCGTCTTCATAGCAGGACTGTTCGTTCTGGCTGGAAAAGAGTTCGTGGAGATCTGCAGAAGACTCGGACTCGAGGATGAAGCAAAAGAGGCAGAAAAACACGTGAAGAAAATGATAGAGACCACTCTGGAGTACGGCTGGGACGGAGAGTGGTTCCTCAGGGCGTACGATGCCTTTGGAAGGAAAGTGGGAAGTAAAGAATGTGAAGAAGGGAAGATCTTCATAGAACCACAGGGAATGTGCGTGATGGCGGGAATAGGAGTGGAAAACGGATACGCAAAGAAAGCACTTGATTCAGTGAAAGAGCACCTCGACACACCTTACGGCCTTGTTCTTCAGCAGCCCGCTTACAGCAGATACTACATAGAACTAGGTGAGATCTCGAGTTATCCACCGGGCTACAAGGAAAACGCTGGTATATTCTGTCACAACAATCCGTGGGTAGCGATAGCAGAAACTGTCATTGGAAGAGGAGACAGAGCCTTTGAGATCTACAGAAAGATCACTCCCGCCTATCTGGAAGACATAAGTGAAATCCACAGAACAGAGCCCTACGTCTACGCACAGATGGTGGCAGGAAAAGATGCACCAAGACACGGAGAAGCCAAAAACTCCTGGCTCACAGGAACAGCGGCATGGAGCTTTGTTGCGATAACTCAGTACATTCTGGGAGTAAGGCCCACCTACGATGGCCTCATGGTGGACCCGTGCATACCTGAAGATTGGGACGGCTTCAAAATCACAAGAAGGTTCAGGGGAGCAACCTACGAGATAACGGTGAAAAATCCCCACCACGTTTCCAAAGGTGTAAAGGAGATAATCGTCGACGGAAAGAAAATTGAGGGACAGGTCCTGCCAGTTTTCAACGATGGAAAAGTGCACAGAGTAGAAGTTCTGATGGGATGA
- a CDS encoding DUF4382 domain-containing protein, with protein MKYALWAVLFLGLISGCVLFTTGTNITKVPVYLTDNPSFDIEQLQVKISDVTYHYSLNGEGYDATATLLENEFDLLSLAGTEVQFFEMELPEGAELDWIRLYVDAATAVVNGQSETVNIPSRKIKIIKPIIVQSGDEIVLDFDVARSLRVVQGKNQYILRPVIVPYHRERHEYEHGPGEGEEYRYRYEVEGELKETLAGTTCLVALFEGETSSATLVDLEITDDDFSFEELKEATYTLYVCEFTLPETTDTGESSEEEFEVDEDEVENVNSEIQNWLSDLTSVASVVFYLNDSTITYIQNSADIELRLDD; from the coding sequence ATGAAGTACGCTCTCTGGGCAGTTTTGTTTCTGGGACTGATATCTGGATGTGTGCTTTTCACCACAGGAACGAACATAACAAAAGTTCCTGTGTATCTCACAGACAACCCATCCTTTGATATTGAACAGTTGCAGGTGAAGATTTCCGATGTGACGTACCACTACTCACTGAACGGAGAGGGGTATGACGCCACTGCCACCCTGCTGGAAAACGAGTTCGATCTTCTCTCACTTGCAGGAACTGAAGTACAGTTTTTCGAAATGGAACTGCCCGAAGGTGCCGAACTCGATTGGATCAGACTCTACGTTGACGCTGCAACCGCTGTTGTAAACGGTCAGAGCGAAACCGTCAACATTCCCTCCAGGAAGATTAAGATCATAAAGCCTATCATAGTGCAAAGTGGTGATGAGATCGTTCTCGATTTCGATGTGGCAAGATCCCTTCGAGTTGTTCAGGGAAAAAATCAGTACATACTCAGACCGGTCATTGTTCCATACCACAGAGAAAGACACGAATACGAACACGGCCCAGGTGAAGGTGAAGAGTACAGATACAGGTACGAAGTTGAAGGAGAGCTTAAGGAGACACTGGCGGGAACCACATGTCTTGTTGCTCTCTTTGAAGGAGAGACAAGTTCTGCTACACTCGTTGATCTTGAAATCACAGACGACGATTTCTCCTTCGAGGAATTGAAAGAGGCAACTTACACCCTTTACGTGTGCGAGTTCACACTTCCGGAAACAACGGACACCGGTGAATCCTCCGAAGAAGAATTTGAAGTAGACGAAGACGAAGTGGAAAATGTGAACAGCGAGATCCAGAACTGGCTTTCAGATTTGACCTCGGTTGCATCTGTAGTCTTCTACCTGAACGATTCAACGATCACGTACATTCAAAACTCTGCCGATATAGAACTCAGGCTGGATGATTAA